GGCTCACCTGGAAGCCCTGCCCCTCTATCCTTCCTGGgcccacccctctccccacccctgtcCATGCCCCTCCTTCACTGGGTGCTTTCTGTCTGCCTGGTAGCGCCTTCTTCTGTTTAGAACATACACACTTAAAAATCAATTATTCCCggcatgggcatggtggctcacgcctgtaatcccagcactttgggaggccaaggcaggcagatcacttgaaatcaggagttctagaccagcctggccaacatggtgaaacctcatctctactaaaaatacaaaaattagcctggcatggtggtgcctgcctgtaatcccagctactcgggaggctgaggcacgagaatcacttgaacccagaaggcggacgttgctgtgagccgagatcgcaccattgcactccagcctgggtgatagagcgagattcAATCtcagaacaaaggaaaaaacaaacaaacaataattcCCATAGTCATccgtattttttaaaatgaagattctacacttgtagttttgtttttttgtttgttttgttttttgagatggagtttcacactgttgccccagctggtgtgcagtggtgagatctcggctcactgcaatctccacctcccgggatcaagcgattctcctgcctcagcctcccgagtagctagaattacaggcgcccactaccacgcccggctaatttttttgtatttttagtagagatagggtttcactatgttggccaggctggtctcttaactcctgacctcatgatctgcctgcctccggcctcccagtgttgggattacaggcgtgagccaccgcgcctggcttataCTTGTAGTTACTAAAAACAAACTACTATagcaaagctatcctgagcacgTATGTACCTGGTTCTGGGCTAAATAATTCCTTTTACACTCTCAATTCATCCTCACGGCAACCTTCTGAACGAGCCATCATCCTACAAATGGGAACACTGAGAGAAGTTAGTAACTTTCCCAATGTCACACAGCCAAGCTAGCTGGCCAGAAGCTGCCTTGGCCTTGAATCCTGACTTTCTGACCCAAGCCCATGTCTTGAGCCCCTCTGTTTCACTTCAAAGTAAAGCTGCCCCCAAACCTCCCTGGGTTTCAGAGTCAGCCTTTTCTGCAGAGCATTTCATCACAAActctctcagtctctctgggTTGTTGGACCCTAGGTGGTGGAAGAGTCCACCAGGCCAGCACTGTCCACTCCCTGTGAAACACCTTTCATCAGCTTTGTGCCCAACAGGGAGTGGGGGAGGTGGTTTGGGCCACAGAGCAGAACCTATCACTGTTCTCAGGGCTCTTAGTCGGGGGACAAAAGCTGGGGACAACTGCAGCCCACTCTGTAGGCGCCACAAGAGAACCCCATTCAACACAGGTGCTGGCAGGATATCCCATCGAGCTGGACAAGCTGCAGAACCTCGTGGTCAGCTACTGCTCAGAGCTGTCGGATATGAAGATCATGTCCCAAGACGCCATGATGATTACGGATGAGGTCAAGGTGAGctcagggcccagggctggggGCCCTCCAGGGCTGGCCCTCCTGGATCTTCAGATGAGGTCAAGGTGAGctcagggcccagggctggggGCCCCGCAGGGCTGGCTCTCTTGCATCTTCGGATGAGGTCAAGGTGAGctcagggcccagggctggggGCCCTCCAGGGCTGGCTCTCTTGTGTCTTCCTGGCCAGGGTCTCTCAGGAGACCCCCATGCCCACACTGCCTACAATCCCTGGAAGGATCCAGTGGCCAGCCCGGCCAGTGTGCTCTGCTCGCCCACTGGACAGAGCGGGTCCCATCCAGCACAGGAGCCATGAAGTAGACGAGAGGGAGAGAATTGGCCGGGCCAGGGCAGGGGTCACCTATTCACCCAGTCTGTGCCAAGGTCCCTGCAAGGCTCTGGGGATACAGCAGGGACCAGGACAGGCAGACCCTGTCCTCCTGAAGTGGGTGGCACTCATCCAATAGTCCATGAAGAAATGCCACACAGCCCCTGAGCCAGCTTGGCAGAGAGAGGTGGGGTGGCAGATGGCTTTCCAGGAAGACAGTGCTTCAGCTGGGCTGAGGGAGTGAACCCGCAAAGGTCAGGTGTGGCCAGGGCTAGGAAGGAGGAGCTACAACTTGGGAAAAGGCCCTGGGCCGGGAGGGCTGTGATACATGGAACACCGTGTGGCCAGGGCAGTGAAGGCTGCAGAGGCACAGGCCCCAGGAGTCCATGGAGGCGGCTGGGCTGGGGGCCCAAGGACTGACCTGGAGCCCTGGGATGAGGTAGAGGGAAGATGTGACCAGGTCTGTGCTTCAGAAAGGGTGTGCTCAGGCTGCGGGGACTGGAAGGTGCCAGGGCAGAAGCGCTGATCACCTGGGCATGCCCAGGGTGGAGAAGGGGTGGCCAGGAGCAATGGAGCCGAGAACTCCTCAAGAAGCAGCCCCACTAAGCGCTGGCAACGAGAGTGGCGAGGGTGAGAGCAGTGTCTGGGGTGTGTGAGCAGGGGTGGACAGATGACGGTTTTAGCTACCCAAGGGCACGCTGGAAGAGGCCAGGTTTTGGGGAAGAGGATGAATCTGTCTTCAGGCAGGCTGAATGCACTTCCGTGAGTTCTAGGTGGACCTGGCCAGGAGGCAGTTGggggccaggggctggaggggagcAGAGCGTCTGGGCTGGCAGATGCTCTGAGAGACATGGGCAAGGAGGGCCCTGAGCTGAGAGGGCATGGGCATGAGTGGTTTAGGAAAAGGGTGTGGCCAGTGGCCGGGGATGCAGTTCCAAAGTCTACTAAGGTGAACATGGCCAACTGCTCGCTGGCTTTAGTGCCATTAGGGGCCTTGTTGAGACAGCTCCCCAACTCTGTGCCCACCCACGTGTCCCCAGAGGAACATGAGGCAAAGGGAGGCGTCCTTCATCGAGGAGCGCCGGGCAAGGGAGAACCGGCTCAACCAGCAGAAGAAGCTGATCGACAAGATCCACACGAAAGAGACCAGCGAAAAGTACCGCCGGGTAAGCCCCAGGCCAGGGCCTGGCCAGCTGCCCGTCCCCACAACAGGTGGGTGGACACAGGCTCAGGGCCACCACTCCCTGCAAAGGATGTCTCATCCCttccccgcccccacctcccATCAGGGCCAGATGGACTTGGACTTCCCCTCGAACCTGATGAGCATGGAGACCCTGAAATGTAAGCGCTCAGCTCCCCACCTGCCTCCCAGCCAGGGTCCCAAGGAGAGGTTGGCACTGGCTTGGGCCAACGGATCAGGTCACTCTGAGGCCAGGTGTGACATGCGGTCGCCAGGGGGAAGGGAAAGGCAggtccctgcctctccctccagaggctgagaGCCTGCAGCCAAATGTGGCCTCAGAGATGCTGGTCCCAGCACCCAAGGGCCCTGCACCAAGGGCCCAGTCCCCAGTGACTCTGCAGAGGATAAGCATCCTGACCCCTAAGCTGCCTCTGAGAAGCACCACCGGGCCCACTGTGCCGCGCCACTCACTCCGGGTCCACCTCTGCTCTGGGGCTGCCTGGGGCGTCCCTGCAGGGCTGGGCTGAGGAGGGAGCAGGTGGGCGGGGCGGCAGGCACCTCTGAAGGATGCCTGTGTCTTGGgtggcctccccagcagctgggcagGTACAGAGGTGTCCGACAGCCTTACACAGAGCCCCTGAGCCATCCCTGCATGCTGACTGCCCCTCCCCTCTGCTCTGCCAGTGAGGAGAAAAGAGACCTCCACAGCAGAAATGGAATACCAGGCGGGTGTGACTGCTGTGGTGGAGAAGGTCAAGAGTGCTGTACGGTGCTCTCACGTCTGGGTAATGCCCCTGGCGCTCTGGGAGCATGGCAGGAGGGTGGCTGAGACTCTCACATCTGGGTAATGCCCCTGGTGCTCCCAGAGAATGGCAGGAGGGTGGCTGAGCCTCTCACGTCTGGGTAATGCTCCCTGGCACTCCCGGAGCATGGCAGGAGggtggctgagctgggctggggtCTGAGGCGCTCTGAAATGGATACACAAAGTGGCAACTCCCTCGGCCGCCCCAAATCCTTTTATCTTAATCCCATCTGCGTATCTGCGTTTATTATTATTAGGCCTTGAGCTCCCAACCACTGCCCTGACACAAGCTTGTCCACTGTCAGACAAGTGACTCAAGTGACACAATGTCCTTCAGTGATGATCTCCTTATCTCTACATGGGGTTATCTACTCTCTCTGCCTGCCATTAGGGTCGTGTGCAATGACATCCACAAAGCGCTTCACCCCTGCTAAGTGTGgaagtgcacacctgtggtcccagctactcaggaggctgaggtgggaggatggcttgagtctgggaggttgaggctgcagtgagctgtgatcgcacttGTGAATGAGTGCAGAGAAAGTGCACTAGCCTCTGGGAGGGGCCCAGAAGAAACCAGTTCTGTGAAGCCCCCTCTGCCCACCTTCCTGGCCCACACCTGCTTCTCTCTCCCCCGGACTGGCCAGGACATCGCTGGCCGCTTCCTGGCCCAGAAGAACACGGAGGAGAACCTGGAGCTGCAGATGGAGGAGTGTGAGGAGCGGCGGGTGCAGCTGAAGGCCCTGGTGAAGcagctggagctggaggaggCCGTGCTCAAGTTCCGCCAGAAGCCTAGCTCCATCAGGTGCCCCGGGCTTCCGGGGCTGCGGGCCACCCACCCCAGTCTCACGAAGGCCCCGGGCTGCAGccaggctgggagctgggagTGCACCCACTGCCAACAAGCCTGTGTGTCCCACAGAGGGGCCAGGGGACTCCACTTGCACACATCTGAGCTTCTGAGTCCCTGATTCTAGCACAGCACCCGACTCAGGACTGGGCTCCTGGGTGGCCCACCATGGCCCTTGGGCCTGTGCCCCTCACTGCTGTGTCCCTATTGCCTTCTGCAGCTTCAAGTCCATTGAGAAGAAGATGACAGACATgctagaagaggaagaagagaggctCCAGCTCGCGCACAGCAACATGACCAAGGGCCAGAAGCTGCTGCTGACCATCCAGATGGGCATCGACAACCTCTATGTCCGGCTGATGGGCATTACCTTGCCTGCGACCCAGGTACCGGGAGTGAGGCGGAGCTGTCACACACCAGGTCCCTGGGCAGGGCCAGAGGGGAGATGAGACCCTCCTCCCGGCTTACAGAGAGAAGTGGTGCTCTCCGACACCCTCGATTTGAACAGCAAGCTGGCGTATTGCGAGGGGAAGCTCACGTACCTGGCTGACAGAGTGCAGATGGTGTCCAGGACCGAAGAGGTAGCCCCGGGCTGGGAGGAACCTGCACAGCCCACGTCCCCTCAAAGCTGACAGACCCCCGGTTCAGAGTGTCTGCACGGCTGAAGGGGGCTTTGCCCTGCAGGGCTACACAAAGGTGAGGGACGCCCTGGAGTCCTCGACTCTGAAGGAGAAGTACAACACCAGGATCAGCTTTGAGGACCGGGAGGAGGATATGATCGGTACAGGCCCCGGAACTGGGACCCGGGCTGCAGGCGGGTGGCTGGAACAGAGGTCGGGGTGGCGCCGGCTCCCATCCCACCGGGACATCCTGGAGGGACAGCGGGGCTACAGGGTGCATCAGTTGTACCTGCAAGACTTTAATTGATGGAGGTGACTTAGTGATGCCATGGGGCGGCTAAAGCCACTGAAATACCTTGTTAATTTCTCCGAAAGGAGGAGGCATGCCATGCCAGACAGGCCCGGAGGAGAGGCACCAGGGCTGGAGCAGGGAGGAGCGCGGGGAAGGCCTGGGCCGGAGCTTCCACTGGGGTTTCTGCGGGAAAGGCTAGGCAGGGCAGCGTGAGCCGCTGAGGATGGGCTGGGCTGAGTCTCCCGGCACGCTGGGGCTGTCCCTGGGGCAAGGCACCTGGCCCGGGTCGGTGGAGGGCGGGGGTGAGAGGCGGGTCGGGCGGCTGCGCCTAGGTGGGCTGGCCCCGTGTGCTAGCCGCCGCCTCCGCCCGCAGACACCTTCCAGTTCGCCGACATGGACCACAGCTACGTCCCTTCGCGCGCCGAGATCAAGAGGCAGGCGCAGCGGCTAATCGAGGGGAAGCTCAAGGCggccaagaaaaagaagaagtagCCCCGCCGCCCCGCTCCCTGCTTTGTtacacaaataaacatttttccaggACTGCTGCGGACGCTGGGGCGACCGGGGTATCGGAGAGAAGCACGGGGCACGCAGGATCGGGGGAGGTTCTGCGCAAGTAGGCAGCCAGGGCTGGGAACTGCGCGCCAGAACCGCGTGCGCATGCGCCGGCCGCGCGCGCCGCGGCCCACGGCCCTCGCGGCGCCCCGTAGCCGCGCGCCCCTCGCGTCCCGCCGAGCCGGCGCCAAGATGGCGGCACTGACGCCTAGAGAGCGGCCGCGCCGGAGGCAGCGGGGGTCGGAGCGGAGCAGTCGCGGCTGAGGTTCCCGAGTCGCCGCTCGAGGCTGCGCTCCGCCGCCGGGACCCCGGCCTCTGGCCGCGCCGGCTCCGGCCTCCGGGGGGCCGGGGCCGCCGGGACATGGTGCGAGTCGCACCCCTTCCCCGCCGCCGCTGAGCTCGCCGGCCGCGCCCGGGTTGGGACGTCCGAGCGAGAAGATGTTTTCCGCCCTGAAGAAGCTGGTGGGGTCGGACCAGGCCCCGGGCCGGGACAAGAACATCCCCGCCGGGCTGCAGTCCATGAACCAGGCGTTGCAGAGGCGTTTCGCCAAGGGGGTGCAGTACAACAGTGAGTGCGGCGGGCCGGGGGGCGCGGGAGCGCCGCGCGGGTCTCGGAGCCCAGGCCCGGGGCGCCGCGCGGTGGTGGGTGTCGGTCTCGCCTGCTTGCCCGTTGTGGGGTGCGCTGGGCCCGCCGGGCGCTCCGGGAGCGGGGACGCGGGCCAGGGGACGCGAGGAGAGGCCGGGCCAGGCCCGAGTCCTCGCGGCCCCAGAGCCGCGGGTCGTTTCCCGGCCGCGCTCGCCTGCCGCGTGTCGCTTCCGCCACGCTGTGCAGTGGAGCGGGTCGACGGCGCCGGGGGTGATTACATAACGCCAAGCAGGGCCCGCCGGCCCGGGGCGCCGCGCCCCCGAGgctccacggtgcccagccccGGGCACCACTCACCTGCAGGAGGTGCGGGGAACCCAGCCGGCCTTGGCGCTTTCAGCGGgatttttctttgttgacttcGTACTGAGTTTGAAGACAGAATATTAGCTACGCCACACATtctcgccttttttttttttttttttttaagaagcgtTTGTAAGAGACGTATCTAGAAAAGCTCCAGAAGGTACGGGCTGACTTGCGACTGTAGGAGACATCGCATTTCTCGTAGGAAGGAGGAGTCATTTACGGACTCCTGAGTGCCTGGGACGCTCCATTCCTTTGTTATAAGTTATGTAAATTGTCCTCGAGCTCTTATGAGTTTTTCCATTTTGCGGGCTCTTTCCCAGTAGTTTTTGAAAGCTTTTATGTGTTTCCCTGTTTTGACATTGCTTCCCTCTTAGCCATTTCCGTATGTTTCTATGAGGTTTTAGGACGCTACGCCTATCCAATTTTTTGGTCACTTTAAGGGGAGCCTTAGAGTCTCCGTGATATTTTCATGGTAATGTAGGATTTTAAGAACTAATGATCAGAAAGACTCTTGTGCAGGTTTAAAAGCAAGTTCATGAATTCGCCTGCCGTGTGCACGGAGAGAAGCCGTAGTTCCTGGGGCTGGAGCTAGTCCAGGAGGACAGTGAAGATGTCGCCTTCCTTAGTCCCCCGGCCTGTGAGCAAGAGGAAGCTGCAGACCACTCGGGCCGCCCTCACCCTAACACCTTCAGCAGTAAGCAAGATAAAACAACTTCTTAAAGATAAGTCTGAGCATCTAGGTATGAAAGTTGGTGTCCaggccggccacggtggctcatgcctgtaattccagcactttgggaggccgaggcgggcagatcacgaggtcaggagttcgagaccagcctggccaacatagtgaaacaccgtctctactaaaagtacaaaaaaaaaattttttaaaaaagaaagttgatgTCCGAACTAAGGGCCGTATTGCCCTTTCTTATAGTCTAGAACATACGACGACAAAGAagattttgatgaagttcaaatTGGAGTCAGAGTGCTCATCAGAAAGAAAGCGCAGCCAACACGTTTAGTTACAGAAACGGATTATGTTGAAGACAAATTATCCATTGCGTTTGTGTTCAGTAACCCAAGCATCAAAGGAACTTGTGGCTGGGGAGAAGGCTTGACTATTTGAAATCTTAGGACTCCTCTGGCCAGGAGCTCCCAGACTCCTGTGGAAGCCTGGGGGCTCGCTGAAGAAGTCACGTGACTGGAACGTGCTAAATGCGTGGCTGTCTGGTAAGGAAAATAAAGTGgtgtattttgaataaaaataaaagctcattttaaatgtattataattgaAACTTTATACATAGCTGGCATTCGGAGAAGAGAATATTGAGTCAAAATACTGAGTTTACGCAGGTTTTTAGACTCTGCATTTGGatcctttatttaattttattgcttaCAGTATTGGCTAAGCTCAGTATTAGTTCCTGGGAAATCAGGCCTGGACCTGGAAACTGTTCACCTTCTGAAAAGGCTCCCCGAGGGTCCTGGGCGAGGTCCATCTCATGCACCAGGACCACCCCTGTGTGGTCCTGGGCGAGTGTGACTAAAAACGGCAATGGGGTCCTTCCAGAGGAGAAAAGCCAGTCTCCAGTACTTGGAGAACAGGTTATGATCTCCTAGAACTGAATGAAAGGTGGTGAGACAGAGAAATTTGGATTTGTACCTaaattacattttagaaagatgtTGTCTTTATAGTTGAATAACAtgcaattttaaaacttttgagttTCTGTGTTAGAATAGAAAGTTtctagtatttcttttcttttctttttttttttgagacagagttttgcgtttcgccgtgtcacccaggctggagtgcagtggcatgatctcggctcactgcaagctcctccttccgggttcacaccattctcctgcttcagcctcccgagtagctgggactacaggcactggccaccacgcctggctaattttttgtatttttagtagagacaggatttcaccgtgttagccaggatggtctcgatctcctgacctcgtgatctgcccgcctcagcctctcaaagtgctgggattacaggcatgagccaccatgcccagctttctggtatttattttctcaaatattttacagagcgTAACAGACCAGCAATGTGATCAAGACAGAGTAGAGGGTTTTGGGGGTGAGAGTTTCTGGGAACTGCTGCGGGTTTCCAGGAGTCTGGGCTCTCCTCCTGGGCCCTGCATTTGCCCGGAGTTGCTAGTGGTCCCGGCAGAGTCGCAGGACACCCATTGGTTTTAGAATAAAAACTCGAGTGAGACATTGGACCATAGTTGATGAAAAAGTCAAACTCtgtcaaatatttgaagagatttatttttgagctgaatatgagtgaccatggcctgtgacacagccctcaggtgaccctgaggacatgtgcccaaggtggagggcacagcttggttttatacattttagacatGAGACagtaatcaaatacatttaaggtATATGTTGATTTGGTCCAcaaaggcgggacaacttgaagtgggggcttccaggtcagaggtagtttaaaaaaattgtggttttttgccgggcgcggtggctcatgcctgtaatctcagcacattgaggggccgaggcaggtggacaacctgaggtcaggagttcaagaccagcctggccaacatgttgaaaccccgtctctactaaaactataaaaattaaccgggtgtgatggtgggtgcctgtaatcccagctactcaggaggctgaggcgggagaatcgcttgagcccaagtggcagaagttacagtgagccgagattgtgccactgcactccagtctgggtgacagagtcagactctgtctccaaaaaaaaaaaaaaaattgcaccaccacacccacctaattttggtattttttagagagacagggtttcaccacgttgcccagctGGGCTCAAACCCCTCTACTCAAGCAGTCTGaaccccttggcctcccaaagtgctgggattacaggcgtgagccaccgcatctggccagattatgtttcttatcagacttaaagtcaGTGTTTATGTTAAATGCTGGTgagcttttcctgaattccagaAGGGAGGAGGCCACAATGAGGCCTGTCTGACTCGCCTCTTTCCATaatggcctgaaccagtctttcagaTGAAATTTGGACGGCCCTGGCCTAGAagaggaagtccattcagatggttggcaGGCCTCGGGATTTTAATTTTGGTTTAcacaattttgaaattatttgcatATAAAGTTATTaggaaaattttttgaaattatttggaaGAAAGACTGTTGCCTGAGTTGGTCTGTCCCTTTCTACTGTGATTGGACACAAGATATCAGTTGTATTTGGTGCAGAATTTTTCTGTGGAGTTGCTCCTGAGTGAGCATTATTGTGCAGCTCTGATACTGGCATGGCCCAGGAGCTCGGACAACCAGAGTCCTCTCCAGGTAGACATTGGTGCGAATTTAGAAATGGGACttagcaggccgggcacggtggctcacacctgtaatcccagcactttgggaggctgaggtgggcggattacatgaggtcaggagttcaagaccaacctggccaacatgatgaaactcatctctactaaaaatacgaaaattggcTGGTgtagtggcgtatgcctgtaatcccagctactcgggaggctgaggcaggagaattgcttgaacctgggaggcagaggttgccgtgagccaagatcacaccactgcactccagtctgggcgacagagtgagacttcgtcttaaaaaaaaagaaaagaaagaaaagtttatatGAATATCCAGTCAAAACCAGCAAGGAAGGTATTACCCTTGAAATGGTGTCTACAAATTTCCAAGGAGACCACAGGACTGTAGACTGTCTTGGAATGTTCTCAGAAAGCTCTGTCATTGATCAGGTAATGGAATAAAAACCCCAGCATCCTTTCTTTCAAATGGGAGAGGGAAAGACAAAGGGACAGAAGCTGTTCAAACTTTGTCTTCTTTCCTTGTGGCTTGTggtcacctctgcctccccagaagctgccTCGCCCACCAAAGCCTTCCTGGCTTCTGCCACCGCCTCATCCTCCAAAGCTTCCTCTACCTCCATCACAACCCCAAAGCCACCTTCACCCTTAGGTTTGGCCCAGTCCAAGTTACCTTTGTTTCCCTCAATTTCACCATCTTCCGCCGCCGCCTTGGCGCCTTTGGCATCCTCCTCACTGTTGACATCGACAGAGCCAAAGCCTTTGGAGCATCCGGTTTCCTGGTTGGTGACTACCCTTGCCCAGCAAAGCTGTCGAATGACTAAAGTCTCTTCGGTGGTGTCCTCAGACAGGCCTTTGACAGACAGTTTTAGATGGCTGGCTCCTGGCATCAGGTGATCCTTGCAACTCCAGCCTGATCGCTCTGCCCCTAGTTTCCCTTTTATTACAGGAATTTAAAGCTTCTTTATCATCTTCAAATGAAGCAAACTGTAAGTGCATGCCCACCGTTTAGATTTGCCATTTTGGTTGTGGGGCACTTTGATAAAagttgccttgtctcagatcCTTTCTGAAGAGTTTCTTCTGTTGCACTGTAGGAGAGATTGCTTCAACCGGAGTTTTTGATTCACCACTCCAAGTGGTCTCTGTGGTCTTGATTTAGACCTCTCCATGATAGTGCAGGGAAATAGATCGGCCATCGATCTCTGTTCCCTGCGTTTCTTCAGAAGTTTTCTCTGCATTAGCTTCTGTCTTAACCTCAATATAAGCAGTCCCTTTACTCTTCCCATCCTTGCTGACTAATCCGATCTCCACAGCAtcttcaaacacttttttttgttttttgagccagagtctcgctttgttgcccaggctggagcgcagtggcgtgatctcagctcactgcaagctccgcctcccaggtttgcgccattttcctgcctcagcctcccgagtagctgggactacaggcgcccgccaccacacccggctaattttttgtatttttagtagagacggggtttcactgtgttagccaggatggtctcgatctcctgacctcatgatccgcccgccctggcctcccaaagtgctgggattacaggcatgagccactgcacccagccaaaacacTTGTAATTCATCCTGAGTGACTTTGTAAGGGAGATTTGTAGCCAAAAGTATTCTCACATCTTGCTCTTTCTTACTgtcttttccttttggtttctCTAGTTTAATTTCATTGCCAAAGTCTTTCAAACCAGCGAGTTCCAAGGCTCTTTGCAGGTCTTCAGCAGCTTCAAAATCCACATAGTCACATTTCCTTGTCATACCCATTCTGACATCCACAACAGCAAGATCATTTTTAGCAAAAATATCACAGatactagtttttgtttttgtttcttttttgagacagggtcttgcactgttacccaggctagagtgcaatggcgctcactgcagcttccacctcccgggttcaagtgattctcctgcctcagcctccccagtagctgggactacaggcatgcaccactatgcccggctaatttttgtatttttagtagagatggggtttcactatgttggccaggctggtctcaaactcctgaccttgtgatctgcccacctcagcctcccaaagtgctgggattacaggcgtgagccaccaggcctggcccatggATACTAGTTTTTAACTCAGGAGCAGACTTGTTAAAGTTCAGGTTTCCAACAAAGATTGAAAGAcgttccagcctggccaacatggtgaaaccccgtctctactaaaaatacaaaaattagccgggtggtagtggtacatgcctgtaatcccagctactcaggaggctgaggcaggagaatcacttgagcctgggaggtgaaggttgcagtgagccgagat
The nucleotide sequence above comes from Pongo pygmaeus isolate AG05252 chromosome 13, NHGRI_mPonPyg2-v2.0_pri, whole genome shotgun sequence. Encoded proteins:
- the CCDC183 gene encoding coiled-coil domain-containing protein 183 — its product is MRRHSETDVEEQTQELKTITQLQEQCRALQIQGMKENTDQNKATLALLRSNIRRGAQDWALAKKYDQWTISKACGKNLPLRLAHCRSTMEVVREKLRKYVFDRVNMHNLLIHLVRRRGKKLESMQLELASLRSQPDASKEELRLLQIIRQLENNIEKTMVKIITSQNIHLLYLDLLDYLKTVLAGYPIELDKLQNLVVSYCSELSDMKIMSQDAMMITDEVKRNMRQREASFIEERRARENRLNQQKKLIDKIHTKETSEKYRRGQMDLDFPSNLMSMETLKLRRKETSTAEMEYQAGVTAVVEKVKSAVRCSHVWDIAGRFLAQKNTEENLELQMEECEERRVQLKALVKQLELEEAVLKFRQKPSSISFKSIEKKMTDMLEEEEERLQLAHSNMTKGQKLLLTIQMGIDNLYVRLMGITLPATQREVVLSDTLDLNSKLAYCEGKLTYLADRVQMVSRTEEGYTKVRDALESSTLKEKYNTRISFEDREEDMIDTFQFADMDHSYVPSRAEIKRQAQRLIEGKLKAAKKKKK